A single genomic interval of Schistocerca americana isolate TAMUIC-IGC-003095 chromosome 2, iqSchAmer2.1, whole genome shotgun sequence harbors:
- the LOC124596166 gene encoding proline-rich protein 2-like — protein sequence MRATVAALLLCLVVSACRSQETPPGPPGPTDGPQPTGPPGPPTGGPDPTGQPTGGPEPTGPPGPPTGGPEPTGEPQPTGGPEPTGGPQPTGEPQPTGGPEPTGPPAPPSRIWRGVF from the exons ATGAGGGCGACAGTGGCAGCTCTTCTCCTGTGTCTTGTG GTATCAGCATGCCGCAGCCAAGAGACTCCACCTGGCCCTCCTGGACCAACTGATGGGCCACAACCAACTGGTCCACCAGGCCCACCAACCGGAGGTCCTGATCCAACTGGTCAGCCAactggaggtcctgaaccaactggACCACCAGGTCCACCAactggaggtcctgaaccaactggAGAGCCCCAACCAACTGGTGGGCCTGAACCAACTGGAGGCCCCCAGCCAACTGGCGAACCTCAGCCTACTGGAGGACCTGAACCTACTGGACCACCAGCGCCGCCTAGCCGTATTTGGCGTGGTGTTTTCTAG